One part of the Peromyscus leucopus breed LL Stock chromosome 19, UCI_PerLeu_2.1, whole genome shotgun sequence genome encodes these proteins:
- the LOC114705118 gene encoding bromodomain-containing protein 8 isoform X8, producing MATGTGKHKLLSTGPTEPWSIREKLCLASSVMRSGDQNWVSVSRAIKPFAEPGRPPDWFSQKHCASQYSELLETTETPKRKRGEKGEVVETVEDVIVRKLTAERVEELKKVIKETQERYRRLKRDAELIQAGHMDSRLDELCNDIAMKKKLEEEEAEVKRKATDAAYQARQAVKTPPRRLPTVMVRSPIDSASPGGDYPLGDLTPTTMEEATSGVTPGTLPSTPVTSFPGIPDTLPPGSAPLEAPMTPVTDDSPQKKMLGQKATPPPSPLLSELLKKGSLLPTSPRLVNESEMSVASGHLNSTGVLLEVGGVLPMIHGGEMQPTTSTVAASPAASVSQPESCVPLEAVGDPHTVTVSMDSSEISMIINSIKEECFRSGVAEAPGGSKAPSIDGKEDLDLAEKMDIAVSYTGEELDFETVGDIIAIIEDKVDDHPEVLDVAAVEAALSFCEENDDPQSLPGPWEHPIQQERDKPVPLPAPEMTVKQERLDFEEPENKGIHELVDIRESGVEIKVEPAEPEPGMSGAEIVAGVGPVSSMEPPELRSQDLDEEPRSSAAGEIGETDGPGGKGDEMPLSTVKTEASPESMLSPSHGSNPIEDPLEAETQHKFEMSDPLKEESGTIFGSQIKDAPGEEEEEDGVSEVASLEEPKEEDQGEGYLSEMDNEPPVSESDDGFSIHNATLQSHTLADSIPSSPASSQFSVCSEDQEAIQAQKIWKKAIMLVWRAAANHRYANVFLQPVTDDIAPGYHSIVQRPMDLSTIKKNIENGLIRSTAEFQRDIMLMFQNAVMYNSSDHDVYHMAVEMQRDVLEQIQQFLATQLIMQTSESGISAKSLRGRDSTRKQDASEKDGGTRGRRCAIEADMKMKK from the exons ATGGCGACCGGGACCGGCA AGCACAAGCTGCTGAGTACCGGCCCAACAGAGCCATGGTCCATCCGAGAGAAGTTGTGTTTAGCATCTTCTGTTATGAGGAGTGGAGATCAGAACTG GGTATCGGTTAGCAGAGCAATCAAGCCTTTTGCAGAACCTGGCCGGCCTCCAGACTGGTTTTCTCAAAAA cATTGTGCTTCTCAGTATTCAGAGCTCTTAGAGACTACTGAGACTCCAAA ACGGAAACGGGGTGAAAAAGGAGAAGTGGTAGAAACTGTTGAAGATGTTATTGTTCGGAAATTGACTGCTGAGAGAGTTGAGGAACTAAAGAAGGTGATAAAGGAAACACAGGAGAGATACAG gcGGCTAAAAAGAGATGCAGAACTAATTCAAGCCGGACACATGGACAGCAGGCTGGATGAGCTTTGCAATGACATTGCAAT gaaaaagaaattggaggaggaagaggctgaaGTGAAAAGGAAGGCTACAGATGCTGCCTACCAGG CTCGGCAAGCAGTCAAAACACCTCCTCGAAGGCTGCCCACTGTGATGGTCCGCTCACCTATAGATTCTGCCTCCCCAGGAGGTGATTATCCACTTGGAGACTTGACTCCAACCACTATGGAAGAGGCTACCTCTGGG GTAACCCCTGGGACTTTGCCGAGTACCCCAGTCACCTCGTTTCCTGGGATTCCTGACACCCTTCCTCCAGGCTCTGCACCCTTAGAAGCCCCCATGACCCCAGTAACAGATGATTCACCCCAGAAAAAGATGCTTGGACAGAAAGCAActccacccccctcccctctgctgtCAGAGCTCTTGAAGAAGGGCAGCCTCCTGCCTACTAGCCCCAGACTG GTCAATGAGAGTGAGATGTCTGTGGCTTCTGGCCATCTGAACAGCACAGGTGTGCTCCTGGAGGTAGGCGGGGTTCTTCCCATGATACATGGTGGGGAGATGCAGCCAACAACCAGTACTGTTGCAGCCTCCCCTGCTGCCTCAG TGAGTCAGCCCGAGAGCTGTGTTCCCCTGGAAGCTGTGGGGGATCCACATACTGTGACTGTTTCCATGGATAGCAGTGAAATCTCCATGATCATTAATTCTATCAAAGAAGAGTGTTTCCGGTCAGGAGTAGCAGAGGCGCCTGGTGGATCAAAGGCTCCAAGCATAGATGGGAAGGAAGATTTAGATTTGGCGGAGAAGATGGATATTGCTGTGTCTTACACAGGTGAAGAGTTGGACTTTGAAACAGTTGGAGATATTATTGCCATCATTGAAGACAAG GTTGATGATCACCCTGAAGTGCTGGATGTGGCAGCTGTAGAAGCAGCACTGTCATTCTGTGAAGAAAACGATgaccctcagtccctacctggcCCCTGGGAGCACCCTATCCAGCAGGAGCGGGACAAGCCAGTACCTCTTCCAGCACCAGAGATGACAGTCAAACAAGAGAGGCTCGACTTTGAGGAACCCGAAAACAAAGGAATCCATGAACTGGTAGACATCAGGGAGTCAGGTGTGGAGATTAAGGTGGAACctgcagagccagagccaggcatgtCAGGGGCGGAGATAGTAGCTGGAGTCGGTCCAGTCTCAAGTATGGAGCCACCAGAACTCAGGAGTCAAGACTTAGATGAAGAGCCTAGAAGTTCTGCAGCTGGAGAGATTGGTGAAACAGATGGTCCCGGTGGGAAAGGCGATGAGATGCCACTTTCAACTGTGAAGACAGAG GCATCCCCTGAAAGCATGTTGTCTCCATCACATGGCTCAAATCCTATTGAAGATCCTTTAGAGGCAGAGACTCAACACAAGTTTGAAATGTCAG ACCCATTGAAAGAAGAATCAGGGACTATTTTTGGAAGCCAGATAAAG GATGCTccgggtgaggaggaggaagaagacggAGTCAGTGAGGTAGCTAGCCTAGAAGAGCCTAAGGAAGAGGATCAAGGAGAAGGCTATTTGTCTGAGATGGATAATGAACCCCCTGTGAGCGAAAGTGATGATGGCTTTAGTATCCATAATGCCACACTGCAGTCACACACACTGGCAGACTCTATCCCAAGCAGCCCTGCCTCCTCACAGTT CTCTGTGTGCAGTGAAGATCAAGAAGCAATTCAGGCTCAGAAAATATGGAAGAAAGCCATTATGCTTGTGTGGAGGGCTGCAGCAAATCACAG GTATGCCAATGTGTTCCTGCAACCTGTCACAGATGACATAGCACCGGGCTATCATAGCATCGTGCAGAG acctATGGATTTGtcaacaattaagaaaaacattgaaaatggACTGATCCGCAGCACAGCCGAGTTTCAGCGTGACATCATGCTGATGTTTCAGAATGCTGTTATGTATAACAGCTCAGACCATGATGTGTATCACATGGCAGTAGAGATGCAAAGAGATGTCCTGGAACAGATCCAG CAATTCTTGGCCACACAGTTGATTATGCAAACATCTGAGTCTGGAATCAGTGCTAAAAGTCTTCGGGGGAGAGATTCTACCCGAAAACAAGATGCTTCAGAGAAG GATGGGGGAACCAGGGGACGCCGCTGTGCCATTGAAGCAGATATGAAGATGAAGAAGTGA
- the LOC114705118 gene encoding bromodomain-containing protein 8 isoform X1 produces MATGTGKHKLLSTGPTEPWSIREKLCLASSVMRSGDQNWVSVSRAIKPFAEPGRPPDWFSQKHCASQYSELLETTETPKRKRGEKGEVVETVEDVIVRKLTAERVEELKKVIKETQERYRRLKRDAELIQAGHMDSRLDELCNDIAISFFRKKKLEEEEAEVKRKATDAAYQARQAVKTPPRRLPTVMVRSPIDSASPGGDYPLGDLTPTTMEEATSGVTPGTLPSTPVTSFPGIPDTLPPGSAPLEAPMTPVTDDSPQKKMLGQKATPPPSPLLSELLKKGSLLPTSPRLVNESEMSVASGHLNSTGVLLEVGGVLPMIHGGEMQPTTSTVAASPAASGAPTLSRLLEAGPTQFSTPLPSFTAVASEPPVKLGPPPGESVSQATIVMMPALPAPSSAPAVSTPDSVAPVSQPESCVPLEAVGDPHTVTVSMDSSEISMIINSIKEECFRSGVAEAPGGSKAPSIDGKEDLDLAEKMDIAVSYTGEELDFETVGDIIAIIEDKVDDHPEVLDVAAVEAALSFCEENDDPQSLPGPWEHPIQQERDKPVPLPAPEMTVKQERLDFEEPENKGIHELVDIRESGVEIKVEPAEPEPGMSGAEIVAGVGPVSSMEPPELRSQDLDEEPRSSAAGEIGETDGPGGKGDEMPLSTVKTEASPESMLSPSHGSNPIEDPLEAETQHKFEMSDPLKEESGTIFGSQIKDAPGEEEEEDGVSEVASLEEPKEEDQGEGYLSEMDNEPPVSESDDGFSIHNATLQSHTLADSIPSSPASSQFSVCSEDQEAIQAQKIWKKAIMLVWRAAANHRYANVFLQPVTDDIAPGYHSIVQRPMDLSTIKKNIENGLIRSTAEFQRDIMLMFQNAVMYNSSDHDVYHMAVEMQRDVLEQIQQFLATQLIMQTSESGISAKSLRGRDSTRKQDASEKDSVPMGSPAFLLSLFDGGTRGRRCAIEADMKMKK; encoded by the exons ATGGCGACCGGGACCGGCA AGCACAAGCTGCTGAGTACCGGCCCAACAGAGCCATGGTCCATCCGAGAGAAGTTGTGTTTAGCATCTTCTGTTATGAGGAGTGGAGATCAGAACTG GGTATCGGTTAGCAGAGCAATCAAGCCTTTTGCAGAACCTGGCCGGCCTCCAGACTGGTTTTCTCAAAAA cATTGTGCTTCTCAGTATTCAGAGCTCTTAGAGACTACTGAGACTCCAAA ACGGAAACGGGGTGAAAAAGGAGAAGTGGTAGAAACTGTTGAAGATGTTATTGTTCGGAAATTGACTGCTGAGAGAGTTGAGGAACTAAAGAAGGTGATAAAGGAAACACAGGAGAGATACAG gcGGCTAAAAAGAGATGCAGAACTAATTCAAGCCGGACACATGGACAGCAGGCTGGATGAGCTTTGCAATGACATTGCAAT TTCCTTctttaggaaaaagaaattggaggaggaagaggctgaaGTGAAAAGGAAGGCTACAGATGCTGCCTACCAGG CTCGGCAAGCAGTCAAAACACCTCCTCGAAGGCTGCCCACTGTGATGGTCCGCTCACCTATAGATTCTGCCTCCCCAGGAGGTGATTATCCACTTGGAGACTTGACTCCAACCACTATGGAAGAGGCTACCTCTGGG GTAACCCCTGGGACTTTGCCGAGTACCCCAGTCACCTCGTTTCCTGGGATTCCTGACACCCTTCCTCCAGGCTCTGCACCCTTAGAAGCCCCCATGACCCCAGTAACAGATGATTCACCCCAGAAAAAGATGCTTGGACAGAAAGCAActccacccccctcccctctgctgtCAGAGCTCTTGAAGAAGGGCAGCCTCCTGCCTACTAGCCCCAGACTG GTCAATGAGAGTGAGATGTCTGTGGCTTCTGGCCATCTGAACAGCACAGGTGTGCTCCTGGAGGTAGGCGGGGTTCTTCCCATGATACATGGTGGGGAGATGCAGCCAACAACCAGTACTGTTGCAGCCTCCCCTGCTGCCTCAG GTGCTCCCACTCTTTCCCGGCTTTTAGAAGCTGGCCCTACACAGTTCAgcactcctcttccctccttcactgCTGTTGCCAGTGAGCCTCCAGTTAAACTCGGGCCTCCCCCTGGAGAGTCTGTGTCCCAGGCTACCATTGTCATGATGCCTGCGCTGCCAGCACCATCCTCTGCTCCGGCTGTCTCCACTCCTGACAGTGTAGCTCCAG TGAGTCAGCCCGAGAGCTGTGTTCCCCTGGAAGCTGTGGGGGATCCACATACTGTGACTGTTTCCATGGATAGCAGTGAAATCTCCATGATCATTAATTCTATCAAAGAAGAGTGTTTCCGGTCAGGAGTAGCAGAGGCGCCTGGTGGATCAAAGGCTCCAAGCATAGATGGGAAGGAAGATTTAGATTTGGCGGAGAAGATGGATATTGCTGTGTCTTACACAGGTGAAGAGTTGGACTTTGAAACAGTTGGAGATATTATTGCCATCATTGAAGACAAG GTTGATGATCACCCTGAAGTGCTGGATGTGGCAGCTGTAGAAGCAGCACTGTCATTCTGTGAAGAAAACGATgaccctcagtccctacctggcCCCTGGGAGCACCCTATCCAGCAGGAGCGGGACAAGCCAGTACCTCTTCCAGCACCAGAGATGACAGTCAAACAAGAGAGGCTCGACTTTGAGGAACCCGAAAACAAAGGAATCCATGAACTGGTAGACATCAGGGAGTCAGGTGTGGAGATTAAGGTGGAACctgcagagccagagccaggcatgtCAGGGGCGGAGATAGTAGCTGGAGTCGGTCCAGTCTCAAGTATGGAGCCACCAGAACTCAGGAGTCAAGACTTAGATGAAGAGCCTAGAAGTTCTGCAGCTGGAGAGATTGGTGAAACAGATGGTCCCGGTGGGAAAGGCGATGAGATGCCACTTTCAACTGTGAAGACAGAG GCATCCCCTGAAAGCATGTTGTCTCCATCACATGGCTCAAATCCTATTGAAGATCCTTTAGAGGCAGAGACTCAACACAAGTTTGAAATGTCAG ACCCATTGAAAGAAGAATCAGGGACTATTTTTGGAAGCCAGATAAAG GATGCTccgggtgaggaggaggaagaagacggAGTCAGTGAGGTAGCTAGCCTAGAAGAGCCTAAGGAAGAGGATCAAGGAGAAGGCTATTTGTCTGAGATGGATAATGAACCCCCTGTGAGCGAAAGTGATGATGGCTTTAGTATCCATAATGCCACACTGCAGTCACACACACTGGCAGACTCTATCCCAAGCAGCCCTGCCTCCTCACAGTT CTCTGTGTGCAGTGAAGATCAAGAAGCAATTCAGGCTCAGAAAATATGGAAGAAAGCCATTATGCTTGTGTGGAGGGCTGCAGCAAATCACAG GTATGCCAATGTGTTCCTGCAACCTGTCACAGATGACATAGCACCGGGCTATCATAGCATCGTGCAGAG acctATGGATTTGtcaacaattaagaaaaacattgaaaatggACTGATCCGCAGCACAGCCGAGTTTCAGCGTGACATCATGCTGATGTTTCAGAATGCTGTTATGTATAACAGCTCAGACCATGATGTGTATCACATGGCAGTAGAGATGCAAAGAGATGTCCTGGAACAGATCCAG CAATTCTTGGCCACACAGTTGATTATGCAAACATCTGAGTCTGGAATCAGTGCTAAAAGTCTTCGGGGGAGAGATTCTACCCGAAAACAAGATGCTTCAGAGAAG GACAGTGTCCCCATGggctctcctgccttccttctctctctcttt GATGGGGGAACCAGGGGACGCCGCTGTGCCATTGAAGCAGATATGAAGATGAAGAAGTGA
- the LOC114705118 gene encoding bromodomain-containing protein 8 isoform X7: protein MATGTGKHKLLSTGPTEPWSIREKLCLASSVMRSGDQNWVSVSRAIKPFAEPGRPPDWFSQKHCASQYSELLETTETPKRKRGEKGEVVETVEDVIVRKLTAERVEELKKVIKETQERYRRLKRDAELIQAGHMDSRLDELCNDIAMKKKLEEEEAEVKRKATDAAYQARQAVKTPPRRLPTVMVRSPIDSASPGGDYPLGDLTPTTMEEATSGVNESEMSVASGHLNSTGVLLEVGGVLPMIHGGEMQPTTSTVAASPAASGAPTLSRLLEAGPTQFSTPLPSFTAVASEPPVKLGPPPGESVSQATIVMMPALPAPSSAPAVSTPDSVAPVSQPESCVPLEAVGDPHTVTVSMDSSEISMIINSIKEECFRSGVAEAPGGSKAPSIDGKEDLDLAEKMDIAVSYTGEELDFETVGDIIAIIEDKVDDHPEVLDVAAVEAALSFCEENDDPQSLPGPWEHPIQQERDKPVPLPAPEMTVKQERLDFEEPENKGIHELVDIRESGVEIKVEPAEPEPGMSGAEIVAGVGPVSSMEPPELRSQDLDEEPRSSAAGEIGETDGPGGKGDEMPLSTVKTEASPESMLSPSHGSNPIEDPLEAETQHKFEMSDPLKEESGTIFGSQIKDAPGEEEEEDGVSEVASLEEPKEEDQGEGYLSEMDNEPPVSESDDGFSIHNATLQSHTLADSIPSSPASSQFSVCSEDQEAIQAQKIWKKAIMLVWRAAANHRYANVFLQPVTDDIAPGYHSIVQRPMDLSTIKKNIENGLIRSTAEFQRDIMLMFQNAVMYNSSDHDVYHMAVEMQRDVLEQIQQFLATQLIMQTSESGISAKSLRGRDSTRKQDASEKDSVPMGSPAFLLSLFDGGTRGRRCAIEADMKMKK, encoded by the exons ATGGCGACCGGGACCGGCA AGCACAAGCTGCTGAGTACCGGCCCAACAGAGCCATGGTCCATCCGAGAGAAGTTGTGTTTAGCATCTTCTGTTATGAGGAGTGGAGATCAGAACTG GGTATCGGTTAGCAGAGCAATCAAGCCTTTTGCAGAACCTGGCCGGCCTCCAGACTGGTTTTCTCAAAAA cATTGTGCTTCTCAGTATTCAGAGCTCTTAGAGACTACTGAGACTCCAAA ACGGAAACGGGGTGAAAAAGGAGAAGTGGTAGAAACTGTTGAAGATGTTATTGTTCGGAAATTGACTGCTGAGAGAGTTGAGGAACTAAAGAAGGTGATAAAGGAAACACAGGAGAGATACAG gcGGCTAAAAAGAGATGCAGAACTAATTCAAGCCGGACACATGGACAGCAGGCTGGATGAGCTTTGCAATGACATTGCAAT gaaaaagaaattggaggaggaagaggctgaaGTGAAAAGGAAGGCTACAGATGCTGCCTACCAGG CTCGGCAAGCAGTCAAAACACCTCCTCGAAGGCTGCCCACTGTGATGGTCCGCTCACCTATAGATTCTGCCTCCCCAGGAGGTGATTATCCACTTGGAGACTTGACTCCAACCACTATGGAAGAGGCTACCTCTGGG GTCAATGAGAGTGAGATGTCTGTGGCTTCTGGCCATCTGAACAGCACAGGTGTGCTCCTGGAGGTAGGCGGGGTTCTTCCCATGATACATGGTGGGGAGATGCAGCCAACAACCAGTACTGTTGCAGCCTCCCCTGCTGCCTCAG GTGCTCCCACTCTTTCCCGGCTTTTAGAAGCTGGCCCTACACAGTTCAgcactcctcttccctccttcactgCTGTTGCCAGTGAGCCTCCAGTTAAACTCGGGCCTCCCCCTGGAGAGTCTGTGTCCCAGGCTACCATTGTCATGATGCCTGCGCTGCCAGCACCATCCTCTGCTCCGGCTGTCTCCACTCCTGACAGTGTAGCTCCAG TGAGTCAGCCCGAGAGCTGTGTTCCCCTGGAAGCTGTGGGGGATCCACATACTGTGACTGTTTCCATGGATAGCAGTGAAATCTCCATGATCATTAATTCTATCAAAGAAGAGTGTTTCCGGTCAGGAGTAGCAGAGGCGCCTGGTGGATCAAAGGCTCCAAGCATAGATGGGAAGGAAGATTTAGATTTGGCGGAGAAGATGGATATTGCTGTGTCTTACACAGGTGAAGAGTTGGACTTTGAAACAGTTGGAGATATTATTGCCATCATTGAAGACAAG GTTGATGATCACCCTGAAGTGCTGGATGTGGCAGCTGTAGAAGCAGCACTGTCATTCTGTGAAGAAAACGATgaccctcagtccctacctggcCCCTGGGAGCACCCTATCCAGCAGGAGCGGGACAAGCCAGTACCTCTTCCAGCACCAGAGATGACAGTCAAACAAGAGAGGCTCGACTTTGAGGAACCCGAAAACAAAGGAATCCATGAACTGGTAGACATCAGGGAGTCAGGTGTGGAGATTAAGGTGGAACctgcagagccagagccaggcatgtCAGGGGCGGAGATAGTAGCTGGAGTCGGTCCAGTCTCAAGTATGGAGCCACCAGAACTCAGGAGTCAAGACTTAGATGAAGAGCCTAGAAGTTCTGCAGCTGGAGAGATTGGTGAAACAGATGGTCCCGGTGGGAAAGGCGATGAGATGCCACTTTCAACTGTGAAGACAGAG GCATCCCCTGAAAGCATGTTGTCTCCATCACATGGCTCAAATCCTATTGAAGATCCTTTAGAGGCAGAGACTCAACACAAGTTTGAAATGTCAG ACCCATTGAAAGAAGAATCAGGGACTATTTTTGGAAGCCAGATAAAG GATGCTccgggtgaggaggaggaagaagacggAGTCAGTGAGGTAGCTAGCCTAGAAGAGCCTAAGGAAGAGGATCAAGGAGAAGGCTATTTGTCTGAGATGGATAATGAACCCCCTGTGAGCGAAAGTGATGATGGCTTTAGTATCCATAATGCCACACTGCAGTCACACACACTGGCAGACTCTATCCCAAGCAGCCCTGCCTCCTCACAGTT CTCTGTGTGCAGTGAAGATCAAGAAGCAATTCAGGCTCAGAAAATATGGAAGAAAGCCATTATGCTTGTGTGGAGGGCTGCAGCAAATCACAG GTATGCCAATGTGTTCCTGCAACCTGTCACAGATGACATAGCACCGGGCTATCATAGCATCGTGCAGAG acctATGGATTTGtcaacaattaagaaaaacattgaaaatggACTGATCCGCAGCACAGCCGAGTTTCAGCGTGACATCATGCTGATGTTTCAGAATGCTGTTATGTATAACAGCTCAGACCATGATGTGTATCACATGGCAGTAGAGATGCAAAGAGATGTCCTGGAACAGATCCAG CAATTCTTGGCCACACAGTTGATTATGCAAACATCTGAGTCTGGAATCAGTGCTAAAAGTCTTCGGGGGAGAGATTCTACCCGAAAACAAGATGCTTCAGAGAAG GACAGTGTCCCCATGggctctcctgccttccttctctctctcttt GATGGGGGAACCAGGGGACGCCGCTGTGCCATTGAAGCAGATATGAAGATGAAGAAGTGA
- the LOC114705118 gene encoding bromodomain-containing protein 8 isoform X6 produces MATGTGKHKLLSTGPTEPWSIREKLCLASSVMRSGDQNWVSVSRAIKPFAEPGRPPDWFSQKHCASQYSELLETTETPKRKRGEKGEVVETVEDVIVRKLTAERVEELKKVIKETQERYRRLKRDAELIQAGHMDSRLDELCNDIAMKKKLEEEEAEVKRKATDAAYQARQAVKTPPRRLPTVMVRSPIDSASPGGDYPLGDLTPTTMEEATSGVTPGTLPSTPVTSFPGIPDTLPPGSAPLEAPMTPVTDDSPQKKMLGQKATPPPSPLLSELLKKGSLLPTSPRLVNESEMSVASGHLNSTGVLLEVGGVLPMIHGGEMQPTTSTVAASPAASVSQPESCVPLEAVGDPHTVTVSMDSSEISMIINSIKEECFRSGVAEAPGGSKAPSIDGKEDLDLAEKMDIAVSYTGEELDFETVGDIIAIIEDKVDDHPEVLDVAAVEAALSFCEENDDPQSLPGPWEHPIQQERDKPVPLPAPEMTVKQERLDFEEPENKGIHELVDIRESGVEIKVEPAEPEPGMSGAEIVAGVGPVSSMEPPELRSQDLDEEPRSSAAGEIGETDGPGGKGDEMPLSTVKTEASPESMLSPSHGSNPIEDPLEAETQHKFEMSDPLKEESGTIFGSQIKDAPGEEEEEDGVSEVASLEEPKEEDQGEGYLSEMDNEPPVSESDDGFSIHNATLQSHTLADSIPSSPASSQFSVCSEDQEAIQAQKIWKKAIMLVWRAAANHRYANVFLQPVTDDIAPGYHSIVQRPMDLSTIKKNIENGLIRSTAEFQRDIMLMFQNAVMYNSSDHDVYHMAVEMQRDVLEQIQQFLATQLIMQTSESGISAKSLRGRDSTRKQDASEKDSVPMGSPAFLLSLFDGGTRGRRCAIEADMKMKK; encoded by the exons ATGGCGACCGGGACCGGCA AGCACAAGCTGCTGAGTACCGGCCCAACAGAGCCATGGTCCATCCGAGAGAAGTTGTGTTTAGCATCTTCTGTTATGAGGAGTGGAGATCAGAACTG GGTATCGGTTAGCAGAGCAATCAAGCCTTTTGCAGAACCTGGCCGGCCTCCAGACTGGTTTTCTCAAAAA cATTGTGCTTCTCAGTATTCAGAGCTCTTAGAGACTACTGAGACTCCAAA ACGGAAACGGGGTGAAAAAGGAGAAGTGGTAGAAACTGTTGAAGATGTTATTGTTCGGAAATTGACTGCTGAGAGAGTTGAGGAACTAAAGAAGGTGATAAAGGAAACACAGGAGAGATACAG gcGGCTAAAAAGAGATGCAGAACTAATTCAAGCCGGACACATGGACAGCAGGCTGGATGAGCTTTGCAATGACATTGCAAT gaaaaagaaattggaggaggaagaggctgaaGTGAAAAGGAAGGCTACAGATGCTGCCTACCAGG CTCGGCAAGCAGTCAAAACACCTCCTCGAAGGCTGCCCACTGTGATGGTCCGCTCACCTATAGATTCTGCCTCCCCAGGAGGTGATTATCCACTTGGAGACTTGACTCCAACCACTATGGAAGAGGCTACCTCTGGG GTAACCCCTGGGACTTTGCCGAGTACCCCAGTCACCTCGTTTCCTGGGATTCCTGACACCCTTCCTCCAGGCTCTGCACCCTTAGAAGCCCCCATGACCCCAGTAACAGATGATTCACCCCAGAAAAAGATGCTTGGACAGAAAGCAActccacccccctcccctctgctgtCAGAGCTCTTGAAGAAGGGCAGCCTCCTGCCTACTAGCCCCAGACTG GTCAATGAGAGTGAGATGTCTGTGGCTTCTGGCCATCTGAACAGCACAGGTGTGCTCCTGGAGGTAGGCGGGGTTCTTCCCATGATACATGGTGGGGAGATGCAGCCAACAACCAGTACTGTTGCAGCCTCCCCTGCTGCCTCAG TGAGTCAGCCCGAGAGCTGTGTTCCCCTGGAAGCTGTGGGGGATCCACATACTGTGACTGTTTCCATGGATAGCAGTGAAATCTCCATGATCATTAATTCTATCAAAGAAGAGTGTTTCCGGTCAGGAGTAGCAGAGGCGCCTGGTGGATCAAAGGCTCCAAGCATAGATGGGAAGGAAGATTTAGATTTGGCGGAGAAGATGGATATTGCTGTGTCTTACACAGGTGAAGAGTTGGACTTTGAAACAGTTGGAGATATTATTGCCATCATTGAAGACAAG GTTGATGATCACCCTGAAGTGCTGGATGTGGCAGCTGTAGAAGCAGCACTGTCATTCTGTGAAGAAAACGATgaccctcagtccctacctggcCCCTGGGAGCACCCTATCCAGCAGGAGCGGGACAAGCCAGTACCTCTTCCAGCACCAGAGATGACAGTCAAACAAGAGAGGCTCGACTTTGAGGAACCCGAAAACAAAGGAATCCATGAACTGGTAGACATCAGGGAGTCAGGTGTGGAGATTAAGGTGGAACctgcagagccagagccaggcatgtCAGGGGCGGAGATAGTAGCTGGAGTCGGTCCAGTCTCAAGTATGGAGCCACCAGAACTCAGGAGTCAAGACTTAGATGAAGAGCCTAGAAGTTCTGCAGCTGGAGAGATTGGTGAAACAGATGGTCCCGGTGGGAAAGGCGATGAGATGCCACTTTCAACTGTGAAGACAGAG GCATCCCCTGAAAGCATGTTGTCTCCATCACATGGCTCAAATCCTATTGAAGATCCTTTAGAGGCAGAGACTCAACACAAGTTTGAAATGTCAG ACCCATTGAAAGAAGAATCAGGGACTATTTTTGGAAGCCAGATAAAG GATGCTccgggtgaggaggaggaagaagacggAGTCAGTGAGGTAGCTAGCCTAGAAGAGCCTAAGGAAGAGGATCAAGGAGAAGGCTATTTGTCTGAGATGGATAATGAACCCCCTGTGAGCGAAAGTGATGATGGCTTTAGTATCCATAATGCCACACTGCAGTCACACACACTGGCAGACTCTATCCCAAGCAGCCCTGCCTCCTCACAGTT CTCTGTGTGCAGTGAAGATCAAGAAGCAATTCAGGCTCAGAAAATATGGAAGAAAGCCATTATGCTTGTGTGGAGGGCTGCAGCAAATCACAG GTATGCCAATGTGTTCCTGCAACCTGTCACAGATGACATAGCACCGGGCTATCATAGCATCGTGCAGAG acctATGGATTTGtcaacaattaagaaaaacattgaaaatggACTGATCCGCAGCACAGCCGAGTTTCAGCGTGACATCATGCTGATGTTTCAGAATGCTGTTATGTATAACAGCTCAGACCATGATGTGTATCACATGGCAGTAGAGATGCAAAGAGATGTCCTGGAACAGATCCAG CAATTCTTGGCCACACAGTTGATTATGCAAACATCTGAGTCTGGAATCAGTGCTAAAAGTCTTCGGGGGAGAGATTCTACCCGAAAACAAGATGCTTCAGAGAAG GACAGTGTCCCCATGggctctcctgccttccttctctctctcttt GATGGGGGAACCAGGGGACGCCGCTGTGCCATTGAAGCAGATATGAAGATGAAGAAGTGA